The window CCCCTGCGCCGGGGCCACTACAAGATGCCGGGCCTCCTTGCTTTTTCCAATTTCCCCCTCAACCTCTACCGCACACCGGCGGGCCGCTCGGAAGAATGGCCCCTGCTCGTGCTGCCCTCCTTCCATCCGATCCATCACTTCGATGTACCCATCGGAACCCGTTACCAACCCGGTGGCATCGCCCTCACCTCCAACATTGGCGAGTCCCCGGAATACATCGGCAATCGGGAATACGTCGCCGGCGATTCCATCCGCCATATCGATTTTCGCGCCTGGGCGCGCCTTTCGCGGCCCGCCGTGCGCGAATACCAGGAAGAGTACTATTGCCGCATCGCCCTCGTGCTCGACACATTTACAGGCAAGGCGAACCCGCCATCGCCCGAGGGATTTCCAGACTTTGAGGCGGCGGTCAGCCTGACCGCGGCGGCGGCCGACGCCCTCTCGCGGGGGGAATATCTCATCGACCTGTTTGCGGCGGGACCGGCGCTCCACGTATTCCGGGCGGGTCGCCACACGGCCCATTTCGAGAATATCCTGGAAATCCTGGCCGGCGTGGGGCACACGGTGGACAACCCCTTCGCCCGGCTGGCCCCCGCGCTGGTGGATGAGCTCCATAGCATTTCGACGGTCGTGTGTGTGTTTCTCGACTGGGATCGCACCCGGGAGCATCTGGTGCGCGCGGCGGCGGAAGCCGGGTGCAGCGTCAAGGTGCTGATCGTGCGCGAAGGGGCCACGAACGAGCCGCTGGAAAGCATCCAGGCCTGGACGCCCCATGTGCGCCAGTTGACCCCAACGGCCATTCGCGCGGGAGGCATCGACGTCCTGTGATGTTCCGGCGCGCAACAGGTATCGCGATGCTGGCCGTCGAGACGGCCCTGCTGCACTTGACCCTCGGCTACAAGTACGTCGGCGTGGCGATTACGCTCATTGCCCTCCTGGGCTGCATGCCCCAGCTCCAGTTTTCCTGGCGTATCGGCAGGCGCGCCGTGGCCATGGGCGCGGTTGCGGCTTTCTACTACCTGCTTTTCCGGCTGGAGGCCTTCGACCTGGATCCGCTGCGATCCGAGCCGCTGGAGAACGCCGGCGCCCTCGCCGGGGCCCTGTGTTTCATGTCCCTTCAGGCCATGCAGTTCTACTGGCGCACGCCGGGAGGCCTGGCCGCTTATTACCCGCTTCTCGGCGTCCTGGCGCTGGCCTACGCCGCCGATCAATATCTGGGTAAACCGAGCGACGCCAATTTCGCCTTCGCCTGCGCCATGCTTTTCGGTGTACTCATGATCATCTTTTACGCCGTGGGGCGCGACACCAGAGTGGCGGGCCAGCCGCGCTTCTGGATTCATCGCCTGATCGGAATCGCGCTCTGTGCGACCCTTTCTTTTGGCCTCGCCGCGGGCACGGCCTGGGGCCTCAAGAATAGTGATCGAAAAATCGCCCAGTGGATGGCGGATCGGGTCCACATGGACCGGATTGGCCTGGGCAACAACCTTCAGTCCCGGCTCGACAGCATCACCAACCTGAAAACCCGCGACGGGGAGCGAATAGCACTCCAGATAGAAGCGGAGAGTTCGCCGGGCTATCTGCGCGGGCAGGCCTACCTCGGCTATGAAGAAAACACCTGGACCGCCATCCCACCGGGGGAGACGGCACGGGAGGCCACACAAACGCCCCCGGGCTACGTTCCCCTGTGGCGTGACGCCCGACTGTTCGAGGTGTATCCCGGCGTGGGCGAACCCGGCGAGACCATGACGGTATTCCCCGGTCCAGAGATAGATCGGGCCCTTTTTGCGCCCCTCGAAAGTGGCTGGCTCGCCCGGCGCGGCGGACTTCAGGTTAACCATGCGGGAATCGTTCAGTCACCCGGTCCCGTGAACGGTCAACCCTACCAGGTCGTGGAGGCCGCGCCGGGTCCGGTCGCCCCCCTGAACAGCCGGGAGCGCGAGTACTACACCCAATTACCCCAGGCGCTGGCGCCCCAATTGAAGACCCTCTCCGACACGATTTGCTCGGGACACGGCGATACCGTGGCAAAGGCCGCCGCCATCGCCGGGTACTTCCGAGCAAACTATGAATACAAACTGGGCATTCAGGTGCCTGCGAATCGGGATCCTCTGGAATATTTTCTCTTTTCCGATCCCCTTCCGGCGGCCCATTGTGAATTTTTCGCCACCGGGGCCGCGCTGCTCCTGCGCGCCGCGGGGGTGCCCGCACGCTATGTGACCGGGGTGGGCGTGTGGGAGCAACACCCCTTCGCGGACTACTGGGTGGCGCGCAATCGCGATGCCCATGCCTGGGTCGAGGCGTGGGACGCGGAGGAGGGCTGGTTCCTCGTGGAGGCCACCCCCGCCAGCGGGCTTCCCGAGGCCGGAGCCAATAGTGACACAAACGCACTCTCCGACCTGTGGAGCCTGCTCTCGCTCCACCTGAGAAGGCTGTGGGCCGCCCTGCGCGAGGGGGCGTGGAGTCTCGCCGTGGATGCCCTCGCCACCCTGTTCACGGGACTCTATCAGTTCGTCCAGACGGCCTGGCTGCCCCTGGTCATCGGCCTTACGCTCTTCGTCCTTCTACTCCGGTTCCTGCGTCACTGGCGCAATCGTCCGGTTCGCCTGTTGCCCCAGGGTGCCTTGGCCCGGAGGCTCCATCGGCAGCTTGGCGTCATGGATCGAACCGTGAAGCGGCGCTACCGGCTGGAGCGGGCCGCGCACACAACGCCCCATGTGTTCGCACGGGAAATCGAAATTGCGTTGGCCGATCCGGAGATTGGCGGGCCGCTTGCCCGGTGGTATCGGAGATGGGCCGAGTTGCGGTATCGACTCGAGACCGACGGGGACGGCGTCGAGGGGCTGGAATCAGAGCTGCGGGCACTGAAACGTCGAAGGCATGGACAAAGGCCCTGACCGACCGATGTGGTTCTTGGCAATTCCCTGTTCTTGTGGTAGAGTTTTGAAAGCTGCAAGAGAGGTTGGCCATGGAAAAAGAAATTCTTTCCATAGCGGACGCGAGCCAGTTGTTGTCGCTGTCCGAAGCCGAAGTAATACGGCTTCTGCACGAGGGCGAATTGCCCGGTCGGCGCGTAGGTTCCCACTGGTTCCTGTCTCGCCAGCGCCTCCTCCAGTTTATCGCGGGCGACGACGTGCCCGTGAGCAAACCGCCCCCGGCTCCGGTGTCTGTCACGCCCAAGTCCATACCCCCCAAGCTCTTAATGCCCGAATGGCGCTGCGACTCCTGCCATGAAATCCACGGCCCCGAGTTGGCCGAATGCCCCCGTTGCGGTGCGATCCGCAATACCCCCCTCATGGGCTATCGCATGCCACAGCAGCGCACGATTCTCAGCATCAACACGATGCCCAAAGTCAACTAGAACCCGCGCCCGCATCCTGTTACAATCCCGCCTCTTCTTGACTCGAATTCAATACCGGCCGAAAGCGCGATTGTGGGATCCTCCAGAAAATTCCTTCAGGGCTTGAACCCCGCCCAGCGCGAGGCCGCCCGCCATACCGAAGGCCCCGTGCTGGTTCTCGCGGGGGCCGGCAGCGGCAAAACCCGCGTGATCACGCGGCGCATCGCCCATATCCTCGACAACGGACTCGCCGAGCCCCATCAAATCCTCGCTGTGACCTTTACCAACAAGGCGGCCACCGAAATGCGCGAGCGCGTGGCGGAGTTGGTGGGAAAGAAAGAGGCGAGCGCCATCTTCATCTCCACCTTTCACAGCTACTGCCTCCAGGTGCTGAGGAAATACATCACCCATCTGGGCTATCGGAAGAATTTCAGCATCGCGGGCGACAGCGATTCCCGGACCTTGTTGCGCCGCGTGGTGGAGGATCTGGGCAGTTCAGAGACTTTCGACACAGGCACCTTCCAATCGCAAATCAGCCTGATGAAGAACGCCAACGAAGCGCCGGACCCGACAAAGCCCATGCCGGTGGAATCGGAAACCGGCGAAAAGTACGCCGAGAACTTCGCCGAGGTTTACGAGCGCTACCACTCCGCGTTGCGCGCCGCAAACAGCGTGGACTTTGATGATCTCATGCTGCTGACCCTGCGCCTGTGGAACGAGCACCCCGACATGCACGCCATCTGTCGAGGAGCCTTCAAGTACGTGATGGTGGACGAATACCAGGACACGAACAAGGTCCAGTACGAGCTCATCCGCAAGCTCGTCTCCGAGCACCGGAACCTCTGCGTGGTGGGCGACGATGACCAGTCGATATATGCCTGGCGCGGCGCCGACTCCAGCATCATCCTGGACTTCGACAAGCACTTTCCCGATGCGAAGGTGATCACCCTCGATCAGAACTACCGATCCACCACCACCATCCTGAGTGCCGCCAATGCGGTCATCAAGAATAATCTCAAGCGGCGCGACAAGAACTTGTGGTCCGATCTCGGCGCGGGGCGTAAGCTCGACTGGATCGTGTGCAGCGACGAAGAGGCGGAAGCGGAAGAAGCGCTGAAATGGATGAAGTTCATCCAGGATCGCACGGGCGCGCGTTACAACGACTTTGCCTTTCTCTACCGCTCCAACCAGCAATCGCGCCCGTTGGAAATAACGCTCCGTCAGGCCGGTATCCCCTATGTGGTCGTAGGCGGGCAGGACTTCTTCGAGCGCGCCGAAGTGCGCGATATCATTTCCTACCTCAAGGTTATCGCGAATCCCCGCGACGAGGCCGCCTTCCTGCGCGTGGTCAACATGCCCCGGCGCGGTATCGGCGATACGACGCTGCACAAGATTCACGAGCTCTGCCGGGACCACAAAATGTCTCTGGGCCAGGCCACCGCGGAGCTCTTGAAGCGGGGTGTGGACGGCGGCGCCGTGCAACTGGCTCTCGGGGAGGATCCCGAAGCCCGGGTGCGCCAGTTCAAAGAGCAGAAGACCGAGAAGGGCCTCCGCGACTTCCTGCGCTTGCTTGATCGTTTCCGCAAGCGCTTCCGCGAGAAAGACGGCACCCTGCGGGCCATCGTGGAGGATCTCATCAACGCGATCGACTATCACGGCGAACTCGTGCGCTCCTGCAAGTCGCCCCAGCAGGTGACCAATCGCTGGAACAACGTCGAAGTGGTGGTCAAGGCCGTGGGGGACTACGAGGAGAAAGCGGAGAATCCAAGCCTCAGCGACTTTCTCGATGAAAGTCACCTCAACACCGATCAGACCCGCTTCGGCAAGGACGAGCGCAAGAAAACCGGCGTCACACTCATGACCATTCACAGCGCCAAAGGGCTCGAGTATCCCTTCGTATTCCTGATGGGCCTGGAAGATGGCCTCATGCCCCACGAGCGCAGTATCAAGGAAAACAATATCGAGGAAGAACGTCGCCTCTTCTACGTGGCCCTCACGCGGGGCAAGCGACACGTGACCATGTTCGAGTGTCTCTCGCGAATGAAGGGCGGCAAGGAAAAGATCTGCAAGACCAGCCGCTTCCTGGCCGAGATTCCGGCGGAATTGTACAACCAGCACCTCAAGGCCTCGCGCCAGATGTTTCAGGAGACCGTGGATCCGCCGGAGCTGAAGAAGAAAAAGAAGAAGTTCGTGCCCAAGCGGACCAATCTTTAGGATCAGTCTCGGGACGG is drawn from Candidatus Hydrogenedentota bacterium and contains these coding sequences:
- a CDS encoding DUF58 domain-containing protein, with the protein product MTNLEHFLRRNEFVLLPSLHRWCVWLIGFRVTLAGWIVFFGWFLTAAMGVDNIDRPVYVVVCAWTAPGVIAFALGWLFRPRVEIRAEHPGRGAVGQPLAIRCGVHNPRRRPQFSLGLGFFFLPIEFERGDHPPVLDAIGPGETVYSTVSLTPLRRGHYKMPGLLAFSNFPLNLYRTPAGRSEEWPLLVLPSFHPIHHFDVPIGTRYQPGGIALTSNIGESPEYIGNREYVAGDSIRHIDFRAWARLSRPAVREYQEEYYCRIALVLDTFTGKANPPSPEGFPDFEAAVSLTAAAADALSRGEYLIDLFAAGPALHVFRAGRHTAHFENILEILAGVGHTVDNPFARLAPALVDELHSISTVVCVFLDWDRTREHLVRAAAEAGCSVKVLIVREGATNEPLESIQAWTPHVRQLTPTAIRAGGIDVL
- a CDS encoding transglutaminase domain-containing protein, translating into MLAVETALLHLTLGYKYVGVAITLIALLGCMPQLQFSWRIGRRAVAMGAVAAFYYLLFRLEAFDLDPLRSEPLENAGALAGALCFMSLQAMQFYWRTPGGLAAYYPLLGVLALAYAADQYLGKPSDANFAFACAMLFGVLMIIFYAVGRDTRVAGQPRFWIHRLIGIALCATLSFGLAAGTAWGLKNSDRKIAQWMADRVHMDRIGLGNNLQSRLDSITNLKTRDGERIALQIEAESSPGYLRGQAYLGYEENTWTAIPPGETAREATQTPPGYVPLWRDARLFEVYPGVGEPGETMTVFPGPEIDRALFAPLESGWLARRGGLQVNHAGIVQSPGPVNGQPYQVVEAAPGPVAPLNSREREYYTQLPQALAPQLKTLSDTICSGHGDTVAKAAAIAGYFRANYEYKLGIQVPANRDPLEYFLFSDPLPAAHCEFFATGAALLLRAAGVPARYVTGVGVWEQHPFADYWVARNRDAHAWVEAWDAEEGWFLVEATPASGLPEAGANSDTNALSDLWSLLSLHLRRLWAALREGAWSLAVDALATLFTGLYQFVQTAWLPLVIGLTLFVLLLRFLRHWRNRPVRLLPQGALARRLHRQLGVMDRTVKRRYRLERAAHTTPHVFAREIEIALADPEIGGPLARWYRRWAELRYRLETDGDGVEGLESELRALKRRRHGQRP
- a CDS encoding helix-turn-helix domain-containing protein; translation: MEKEILSIADASQLLSLSEAEVIRLLHEGELPGRRVGSHWFLSRQRLLQFIAGDDVPVSKPPPAPVSVTPKSIPPKLLMPEWRCDSCHEIHGPELAECPRCGAIRNTPLMGYRMPQQRTILSINTMPKVN
- a CDS encoding UvrD-helicase domain-containing protein — translated: MGSSRKFLQGLNPAQREAARHTEGPVLVLAGAGSGKTRVITRRIAHILDNGLAEPHQILAVTFTNKAATEMRERVAELVGKKEASAIFISTFHSYCLQVLRKYITHLGYRKNFSIAGDSDSRTLLRRVVEDLGSSETFDTGTFQSQISLMKNANEAPDPTKPMPVESETGEKYAENFAEVYERYHSALRAANSVDFDDLMLLTLRLWNEHPDMHAICRGAFKYVMVDEYQDTNKVQYELIRKLVSEHRNLCVVGDDDQSIYAWRGADSSIILDFDKHFPDAKVITLDQNYRSTTTILSAANAVIKNNLKRRDKNLWSDLGAGRKLDWIVCSDEEAEAEEALKWMKFIQDRTGARYNDFAFLYRSNQQSRPLEITLRQAGIPYVVVGGQDFFERAEVRDIISYLKVIANPRDEAAFLRVVNMPRRGIGDTTLHKIHELCRDHKMSLGQATAELLKRGVDGGAVQLALGEDPEARVRQFKEQKTEKGLRDFLRLLDRFRKRFREKDGTLRAIVEDLINAIDYHGELVRSCKSPQQVTNRWNNVEVVVKAVGDYEEKAENPSLSDFLDESHLNTDQTRFGKDERKKTGVTLMTIHSAKGLEYPFVFLMGLEDGLMPHERSIKENNIEEERRLFYVALTRGKRHVTMFECLSRMKGGKEKICKTSRFLAEIPAELYNQHLKASRQMFQETVDPPELKKKKKKFVPKRTNL